In the genome of Massilibacillus massiliensis, one region contains:
- a CDS encoding L,D-transpeptidase family protein — protein sequence MTNLWFFNINKTRVFYGAAIFLLFGVILGSVWFDYMDEQELASIDDQKNRPIGQVSVVIHIDQRILEIYSDGQLHKKYRIAVGKSKTPTPIGEWNVVWKAYNWGTGFGTRWMGLNVPWGIYGIHGTNKPWSIGQFASHGCIRMRNRDVEELFEWIPVGTPVRIEGRKIRIKRALKYQMNGADVVILQIKLRELGYLDTRADGIFGLATDAAIKRFQAEHEMEEDGIVDMQMLELLGL from the coding sequence ATGACCAACCTATGGTTCTTCAATATAAATAAAACTAGAGTATTTTATGGTGCGGCTATTTTTTTATTATTTGGTGTAATTCTAGGTTCTGTTTGGTTTGATTATATGGATGAACAAGAGCTTGCTAGTATAGATGATCAAAAGAATCGCCCCATAGGGCAAGTGAGTGTTGTTATTCATATTGATCAGCGGATATTGGAGATATACAGTGATGGACAGTTACATAAAAAGTATCGAATTGCAGTAGGAAAAAGTAAAACACCTACGCCGATCGGCGAATGGAATGTTGTATGGAAAGCCTACAATTGGGGAACCGGATTTGGTACGCGGTGGATGGGATTGAATGTTCCTTGGGGGATTTACGGAATACATGGTACGAATAAACCATGGTCAATCGGACAGTTTGCCAGTCATGGCTGTATTCGAATGCGCAACCGTGACGTAGAAGAATTATTTGAGTGGATACCTGTTGGAACTCCAGTACGCATAGAAGGAAGAAAAATTAGAATAAAGAGGGCTTTAAAATATCAAATGAATGGTGCGGATGTCGTAATACTGCAAATAAAATTGAGAGAATTAGGATATCTAGATACGCGTGCCGATGGTATTTTTGGCTTGGCAACGGATGCTGCGATTAAAAGATTTCAAGCAGAACATGAAATGGAAGAGGACGGAATTGTCGATATGCAGATGTTAGAGCTATTAGGACTCTGA
- a CDS encoding DUF6097 family protein, with translation MNIGRMLGEALELSQELDDLHKYITDRQLPVKKSDDFYKQCILLEEYVGGNTFKSYHNKMKNSNLLSGLIAAPVTIAIIILIAMDKFSKDFNAIQFYMDSIVLQGASGILFVMVIAVSLYFYYVKNKLHGEVYADLKQKLHML, from the coding sequence ATGAATATAGGAAGAATGTTGGGAGAAGCGCTGGAATTAAGTCAGGAATTAGATGATTTACATAAATATATCACAGATCGTCAGCTTCCCGTAAAGAAAAGTGATGATTTTTATAAACAATGTATTTTATTGGAAGAGTATGTAGGTGGAAATACGTTCAAGAGCTATCATAATAAAATGAAAAATTCGAATCTTTTATCAGGTTTGATTGCTGCTCCGGTTACCATTGCTATTATAATTTTGATTGCTATGGACAAATTTTCTAAAGATTTTAATGCGATTCAATTCTATATGGATAGTATTGTACTACAAGGCGCATCTGGTATTTTATTCGTAATGGTGATTGCGGTTTCATTATATTTTTATTATGTAAAAAATAAATTACATGGTGAGGTTTATGCAGATTTAAAACAAAAGCTACATATGCTATGA